The Neodiprion fabricii isolate iyNeoFabr1 chromosome 4, iyNeoFabr1.1, whole genome shotgun sequence genome window below encodes:
- the LOC124181738 gene encoding 5'-deoxynucleotidase HDDC2 — protein MTDATKLVEFMELVGRLKHVKRTGWILSKITEPETISGHMYRMAMLSFLVDNKENLDKVKIMQMTLIHDLAECIVGDITPHCGVCPEEKHKLEDEAMQKICELLGDKGPQVLTMFREYEHQQTPEAQYVKDLDRLDLIMQAFEYEKRDGTPGKLQEYFTATNGKINHPFVKRLAEEVNTQRDALANIPCNNKS, from the exons CATGTTAAAAGGACGGGGTGGATACTTAGCAAAATAACAGAGCCTGAAACTATTTCTGGACACATGTATCGTATGGCTATGCTATCCTTTCTGGTCGACAATAAGGAAAATTTAGACAAAGTAAA GATAATGCAAATGACTTTGATTCATGACCTGGCGGAGTGCATTGTCGGAGATATTACACCGCATTGCGGAGTTTGCCCAGAAGAGAAGCATAAGTTGGAGGATGAAGCGATGCAAAAGATCTGTGAACTTCTTGGCGACAAGGGACCTCAAGTCTTGACTATGTTCAGG gaGTACGAACATCAACAAACTCCAGAGGCTCAATATGTCAAAGACTTGGACAGGTTGGACCTAATAATGCAGGCATTTGAGTATGAAAAACGCGATGGCACGCCTGGAAAGTTGCAGGAATATTTTACTGCTACAAATGGAAAGATAAATCATCCGTTCGTTAAACGATTAGCAGAAGAAGTAAACACGCAAAGAGACGCCTTAGCGAACATTCCATGTAACAACAAGTCATAA
- the LOC124181737 gene encoding uncharacterized protein LOC124181737 isoform X5, with amino-acid sequence MSKYEKVSSQLNRMRSYTNYNKYRPITNSYKSELIFSSNDIPLRSPSTDQENSGLNRKENITSTVTGDDHKNHKEYSKNALMKRNQSKINNRFIRTITNVTDENDNPTLEYVQQNFADTLSLNTDRENNETKNVKNDDNIGLWSEARTARIRRDNERRGKIRTKNKRRPNRSRRRLGPLVATFVGAIPEQHITDQGSVIGPWVKLTKDTSNYDLQRFHLTENSKSIEITVNGLYMITAQMFYFGKHTNYSYWILVNSEGESRTQKITKCSAVASTSANEVSCHTNVVLPLRKGDRVRIQQEERDRLINLREGLSYVQLVLLSNEADRKRRELRKSPAIE; translated from the exons ATGTCCAAGTATGAGAAAGTTAGCTCTCAACTGAATCGTATGCGTTCTTATACAAATTACAACAAGTATCGACCTATAACTAATTCATACAAATCAGAGCTAATCTTTTCTTCAAATGACATACCTCTTCGGTCGCCAAGTACCGACCAAGAAAATTCAGGTCTTAATCGAAAAGAGAATATCACCTCAACTGTGACTGGAGACGATCATAAAAATCATAAAGAATATTCGAAAAACGCTTTGATGAAAAGAAACCAAagcaaaataaataatcgtttcaTAAGAACAATAACAAATGTCACAGATGAGAATGACAATCCAACATTGGAATACgtacaacaaaattttgctgACACATTGAGCTTGAATACAGACAGAGAAAATAATGAGACaaagaatgtgaaaaatgatgataatattgGTCTGTGGAGCGAAGCCAGGACAGCAAGAATCAGAAGAGATAATGAAAGGAGAGGTAAAATACGGACAAAGAACAAAAGGCGGCCCAACCGCAGTCGCAGGCGATTGG GACCGTTAGTGGCAACATTCGTTGGAGCCATTCCGGAGCAGCACATAACAGACCAAGGTA GTGTAATTGGTCCATGGGTGAAGCTTACCAAAGACACATCAAATTACGATCTTCAAAGATTCCACTTAACAGAAAATAGCAAATCGATTGAAATCACCGTGAATGGATTGTATATGATAACAGCGCAG ATGTTCTACTTTGGTAAGCACACCAATTACTCGTACTGGATTCTGGTCAATTCGGAAGGTGAATCGCGGAcccaaaaaattacaaaatgcTCAGCGGTTGCAAGTACATCCGCCAACGAAGTATCTTGCCATACAAATGTCGTTTTACCTTTAAGGAAGGGTGACAGAGTGCGAATTCAACAAGAAGAACGTGATCG ACTCATAAATTTACGAGAAGGACTCAGTTATGTACAGCTGGTTTTACTATCAAATGAAGCTGACAGGAAACGAAGAGAACTTCGAAAGAGTCCCgcaattgaataa